The following are from one region of the Prionailurus bengalensis isolate Pbe53 chromosome A2, Fcat_Pben_1.1_paternal_pri, whole genome shotgun sequence genome:
- the MUSTN1 gene encoding musculoskeletal embryonic nuclear protein 1, translating into MSQAGAQEAPIKKKRPPVKEEDLKGARGNLAKNQEIKSKTYQVMRECELAGSTAPSVFSGTRTGTETVFEKPKAGPAKSVFG; encoded by the exons GCTGGTGCTCAGGAGGCCCCCATCAAGAAGAAGCGCCCCCCCGTGAAGGAGGAAGATCTGAAGGGGGCCCGTGGGAACCTggccaagaaccaggagatcaagTCCAAGACCTACCAGGTCATGCGGGAGTGTG AACTAGCTGGTTCCACCGCCCCGTCGGTGTTCAGTGGCACCCGGACCGGCACCGAGACCGTCTTTGAGAAGCCCAAAGCTGGACCTGCCAAGAGTGTCTTTGGCTAA